Proteins encoded within one genomic window of Micromonospora halotolerans:
- the rox gene encoding rifampin monooxygenase, which translates to MFDVIVVGGGPTGMMLASELRLRGVTVLVLEKEGEPPPFVRSLGLHVRSIELLDQRGLLERFLENGRRYPIRGFFAGIDKPAPTGLDTAHGYVLGIPQTLTDRLLAEHAADVGTEIRRGCAVVGLEQDDDGVTVHCGDGGGIAAPLRARFVVGCDGGRSTVRKLLGVGFPGEPSRIDTLLGEMEVTASPEDITEVMTEVRRTEKRFGIGPSDKPGVFRAVVPAEGVVEDRSVPPTFEEFKQQLRRYAGTDFGVHSPRWLSRFGDATRQAERYRVGRVFLAGDAAHVHPPMGGQGLNLGIQDSFNLGWKLAAAVNGWAPDDLLDSYGSERHPVAADVLNNTRAQMQLTTNEPGPQAVRRLVAQLMDFDDVNRFLIEKITAISVRYDFGAGHELLGRRLRDVHLKRGRLFEVMRTGSGLLLDRTGRLTVDGWADRVDHVSDTGDEPDVPALLLRPDGHVAWVGDDQRSLDVALARWFGARSARLSTVQSSM; encoded by the coding sequence ATGTTCGATGTGATCGTCGTCGGCGGCGGGCCGACCGGCATGATGCTGGCGAGCGAGCTGCGTCTGCGGGGCGTCACCGTGCTCGTGCTGGAGAAGGAGGGCGAGCCGCCGCCGTTCGTGCGGTCGCTCGGGCTGCACGTGCGCAGCATCGAGCTGCTGGACCAGCGGGGGCTGCTGGAGCGGTTCCTCGAGAACGGCAGGCGGTACCCGATCCGGGGCTTCTTCGCGGGCATCGACAAGCCCGCTCCCACCGGGCTGGACACCGCACACGGTTACGTGCTCGGCATTCCGCAGACGCTCACCGACCGGCTGCTCGCCGAGCACGCGGCCGACGTCGGCACCGAGATCCGGCGCGGCTGTGCGGTGGTCGGGCTGGAGCAGGACGACGACGGCGTCACCGTCCATTGCGGTGACGGAGGCGGAATCGCAGCGCCGTTGCGTGCGCGGTTTGTCGTCGGCTGCGACGGCGGGCGCAGCACGGTCCGGAAACTGCTCGGGGTCGGGTTCCCCGGCGAGCCGTCGAGAATCGACACGCTGCTGGGCGAGATGGAGGTGACGGCGTCCCCGGAGGACATCACCGAGGTGATGACCGAGGTGCGCAGGACCGAGAAGCGGTTCGGGATCGGGCCGTCGGACAAGCCGGGCGTGTTCCGGGCGGTCGTGCCGGCGGAGGGCGTGGTCGAGGACCGTTCGGTGCCGCCGACGTTCGAGGAGTTCAAGCAACAGCTGCGCAGGTATGCCGGCACCGACTTCGGCGTGCACTCCCCCCGCTGGCTGTCGCGCTTCGGCGACGCGACCCGCCAGGCCGAGCGGTACCGGGTCGGACGGGTGTTCCTGGCCGGGGACGCCGCCCACGTCCACCCGCCGATGGGCGGGCAGGGGCTCAATCTGGGGATCCAGGACTCGTTCAACCTGGGTTGGAAGCTGGCGGCGGCCGTCAACGGCTGGGCGCCGGACGACCTGCTGGACAGCTACGGGTCCGAGCGGCATCCGGTGGCCGCCGACGTGCTGAACAACACCCGTGCACAGATGCAGCTGACGACCAACGAGCCCGGGCCGCAGGCGGTGCGGCGGTTGGTGGCCCAGCTCATGGACTTCGACGACGTCAACCGGTTCCTGATCGAGAAGATCACGGCCATCAGCGTCCGGTACGACTTCGGTGCGGGCCATGAGCTGCTCGGGCGACGGCTGCGCGACGTCCACCTGAAGCGTGGGCGCCTGTTCGAGGTGATGCGCACCGGCAGCGGGCTGCTGCTCGACCGGACGGGGCGGCTCACGGTGGACGGCTGGGCCGACCGGGTCGACCACGTCTCCGACACCGGCGACGAGCCGGACGTGCCGGCGCTACTGCTGCGGCCGGACGGGCACGTGGCGTGGGTCGGCGACGATCAGCGGTCGCTCGACGTCGCGCTGGCCAGGTGGTTCGGTGCGCGCTCGGCACGTCTCTCCACAGTCCAGTCATCAATGTGA
- a CDS encoding WXG100 family type VII secretion target, translating to MSFNVEPAALVNYARQLDRASGDATAVSGYIGNHTKEATGGELIAIAADGHRHATTVISETMKRLTTLLDASGPELTAAAAYYRKTDLRAASDLDRTLPGAVPCQPPTALEEELRTLACPPPPFVDLRDVSGSLTPPLEPNSPPNALGWMDYISPTSWAMKGFDAVFGFDPISWLQERLFGNWEALATMQPVLTNAGNALHDLALNVQTGATTLHQMWHGQAGDAAHSYFTQLSGATAALRGPLNDIGNEYQVMADSVWSIGESIGGIIKGLIDAAIIAGISAAAGTITAATGVGAVVGYGVAAVEVANMLRLWGQATQLYQHANAAVLAFRSALTHRLGDLESVRLPALPGTNGYDHPLVTAGATR from the coding sequence GTGAGCTTCAACGTCGAACCTGCGGCGCTGGTCAACTACGCCCGGCAGTTGGATCGCGCGAGTGGCGACGCAACCGCGGTCTCGGGTTACATCGGTAACCACACCAAGGAGGCCACCGGGGGCGAACTGATCGCCATCGCCGCCGACGGTCACCGGCACGCCACCACCGTCATCTCGGAGACCATGAAGCGGCTGACAACACTGCTCGACGCCTCCGGGCCGGAGTTGACTGCTGCCGCCGCCTACTACCGGAAGACCGACCTCAGGGCAGCATCTGACCTGGATCGCACCCTCCCAGGTGCCGTCCCCTGTCAGCCTCCGACAGCGCTGGAGGAGGAACTCAGGACCCTCGCCTGTCCCCCACCGCCCTTCGTCGACCTGCGCGATGTATCCGGCAGTCTCACCCCGCCATTGGAGCCGAACTCACCCCCGAACGCCCTCGGTTGGATGGACTACATCAGCCCCACGTCCTGGGCCATGAAGGGCTTCGACGCGGTCTTCGGCTTCGACCCGATCTCCTGGCTGCAAGAACGCCTGTTCGGCAACTGGGAAGCCCTCGCCACCATGCAACCCGTCCTCACCAACGCCGGCAACGCCCTGCACGACCTGGCCCTCAACGTCCAGACCGGCGCCACGACGCTGCACCAGATGTGGCACGGACAGGCAGGAGACGCCGCCCACAGCTACTTCACGCAGCTGTCCGGTGCCACCGCCGCCCTGCGGGGACCGCTCAACGACATCGGCAACGAATACCAGGTCATGGCCGACTCCGTCTGGTCCATCGGCGAATCGATCGGCGGCATCATCAAGGGCCTCATCGACGCGGCCATCATCGCCGGTATCTCCGCCGCCGCCGGAACCATCACCGCGGCCACCGGCGTCGGTGCGGTCGTCGGCTACGGCGTAGCCGCCGTGGAGGTCGCCAACATGCTCCGGCTTTGGGGCCAAGCCACACAGCTCTACCAACACGCCAACGCCGCCGTCCTCGCGTTCCGGTCCGCTCTGACGCACCGGCTCGGCGACCTCGAATCCGTCAGGCTCCCCGCGCTACCCGGCACCAACGGCTACGACCACCCCCTCGTCACGGCCGGAGCCACCCGATGA
- a CDS encoding low temperature requirement protein A, whose amino-acid sequence MSFVATVLFWRIYLHRAGELLPAAIAAARRPDPLARSAATAHLVMLAGIVATAVGDELVIAHPLGHTPRAWVAVILGGPALFLAGRAAFEYAVFARVSPDRPIGILVLLALAPAVLLAPPLVAAVAATAVLLGVAVADTVRAHRGPPEPPSPPG is encoded by the coding sequence GTGTCGTTCGTCGCCACGGTCCTGTTCTGGCGGATCTACCTGCACCGGGCCGGGGAACTGCTGCCCGCCGCCATCGCGGCGGCCCGCCGGCCGGATCCCCTCGCCCGGTCGGCGGCGACCGCCCATCTGGTGATGCTCGCCGGCATCGTCGCCACCGCGGTGGGCGACGAACTCGTCATCGCGCATCCACTCGGGCACACGCCACGCGCCTGGGTCGCCGTCATCCTCGGCGGGCCCGCGCTGTTCCTGGCCGGTCGCGCCGCCTTCGAGTACGCCGTCTTCGCCCGGGTGTCCCCGGACCGCCCGATCGGAATCCTCGTACTGCTCGCGCTGGCGCCCGCGGTGCTCCTGGCCCCACCACTGGTGGCTGCCGTGGCGGCCACCGCGGTCCTGCTCGGGGTCGCCGTCGCCGACACGGTCCGCGCGCACCGGGGCCCACCCGAGCCGCCGTCACCCCCCGGGTAA
- a CDS encoding DNA alkylation repair protein → MAETTLAEVMAELAELEDPKARAVNERHGDDHGVNLSKLRALAKRLKTQQELACQLWATGDSAARLLALLICRPKAFAHDELDAMVREARTPKVHDWLVNYVVKKNPHAEELRVAWFADPDPVVASAGWALTTERVAKRPEGLDLARLLDVIEAELKDAPPRLQWAMNHCLAQIGIEDAALRARAIDIGERLEVLKDYPTPPGCTSPYAPIWIAEMVRRQHDR, encoded by the coding sequence GTGGCCGAGACGACGCTGGCCGAGGTGATGGCCGAGCTGGCCGAGCTGGAGGACCCGAAGGCACGCGCGGTGAACGAGCGGCACGGTGACGATCACGGCGTGAACCTGAGCAAGCTGCGCGCGCTCGCGAAGCGGCTGAAGACGCAGCAGGAACTCGCGTGCCAGCTCTGGGCGACCGGCGACAGCGCGGCGCGACTGCTGGCCCTCCTGATCTGCCGCCCGAAGGCGTTCGCGCACGACGAGTTGGACGCCATGGTGCGCGAGGCGCGCACACCCAAGGTGCACGACTGGCTCGTGAACTACGTGGTGAAGAAGAACCCCCACGCGGAAGAGCTGCGGGTGGCCTGGTTCGCCGATCCGGATCCCGTGGTCGCGAGCGCCGGCTGGGCGCTGACCACGGAACGCGTGGCGAAGCGGCCCGAGGGCCTCGACCTGGCCCGGCTGCTCGACGTCATCGAGGCGGAGCTGAAGGACGCCCCGCCTCGGCTGCAGTGGGCGATGAACCACTGCCTGGCACAGATCGGGATCGAGGACGCCGCGCTCCGCGCCCGCGCCATCGACATCGGCGAGCGCCTGGAGGTGCTCAAGGACTACCCGACTCCCCCGGGCTGCACGTCGCCGTACGCGCCCATCTGGATCGCCGAGATGGTGCGCCGACAGCACGACAGGTAG
- a CDS encoding restriction endonuclease, translating to MVQAKRYSKTVGLEAVHALAGVMEDKHAAKGVLVTTSWVGKASRDFAARNGRIEITEGRHLKHMLLEHLGLDALISLPKLPPDWEQTDIA from the coding sequence ATCGTCCAAGCGAAGCGCTACAGCAAGACCGTCGGCCTTGAGGCGGTCCATGCATTAGCCGGGGTGATGGAGGACAAGCACGCCGCCAAGGGCGTACTCGTGACGACCTCCTGGGTCGGCAAGGCAAGCCGCGACTTCGCCGCCCGCAACGGCAGGATCGAGATCACCGAGGGCCGACACCTCAAGCACATGCTCCTGGAACATCTCGGCCTAGACGCACTGATAAGCCTGCCCAAGCTGCCACCCGACTGGGAGCAGACAGATATCGCGTAG
- a CDS encoding alpha/beta fold hydrolase has translation MTTFVLVPGFWLGAWAWRPVTTALRELGHEVYPLSLTGLGERAHLARPDIDLDVHVTDVVNLFRYEDLRDVVLVGHSYAGAVVTTAAADRMTDRVAQLVFVDTGPLPDGVANDEFSPPQERERNAAMVAEHGDGWRLPPPPWAELAAGAADVDESVVALLDERSVAQPWPTATTPVRLTGAWEKLPRLGVLSSFTAEQVRQTAATVPLCRHMAGDSWRYEELPAWHWPMLSRPAELARILHEARPTT, from the coding sequence ATGACGACATTCGTACTGGTTCCGGGGTTCTGGCTGGGCGCGTGGGCCTGGCGCCCGGTCACCACCGCGCTGCGTGAGCTCGGCCACGAGGTGTACCCGCTGAGCCTGACCGGCCTGGGCGAGCGCGCCCACCTCGCCCGCCCGGACATCGACCTCGACGTCCACGTCACGGACGTCGTGAACCTGTTCCGCTACGAGGACCTGCGCGACGTGGTCCTCGTCGGGCACAGCTACGCCGGCGCGGTCGTGACCACCGCCGCCGCCGACCGCATGACCGACCGCGTCGCCCAGCTGGTCTTCGTCGACACCGGCCCGCTGCCCGACGGGGTGGCGAACGACGAGTTCAGCCCACCGCAGGAACGTGAACGCAACGCGGCGATGGTCGCCGAACACGGCGACGGCTGGCGGTTGCCGCCCCCACCGTGGGCCGAACTAGCGGCGGGAGCGGCAGACGTCGACGAGTCGGTCGTCGCACTGCTCGACGAGCGGTCGGTGGCCCAACCGTGGCCGACCGCCACCACCCCGGTGCGGCTCACCGGGGCGTGGGAGAAGCTGCCCCGCCTCGGCGTGCTGTCCAGCTTCACCGCCGAGCAGGTACGCCAGACGGCCGCCACCGTGCCGCTGTGCCGGCACATGGCCGGCGACTCGTGGCGGTACGAGGAACTGCCGGCGTGGCACTGGCCCATGCTCAGCCGACCGGCCGAGCTGGCCCGGATCCTGCACGAGGCCAGACCGACGACATGA
- a CDS encoding helix-turn-helix transcriptional regulator, translating into MARPTARVLALLEILQAGGGFTLADLAGRLGVDERTVRRYAAHLADLGMPVEARRGRYGGYRLAPGYKLPPLMLTDEEAVAVMLGLVAANRAGLATAGGAATESATAKIRRVLPAVLARRIDSLLATVDFTAQVRQPASPDIEVLLVLAEAARHQQAVSIAYTTWHGRSGERRLDPYGLVFHAGRWYVTGHDHHRGAVRTFRLDRIGAARPVPGRFDIPASFDPTTQVLAGLAAVPYAHDISVVLHTSLAQAQRRIPPSVGTLTEVPDGVRLTARVERLDGAAQMLAGLGWPFTIDRPDELKDEIRALAARLRTDAGR; encoded by the coding sequence TTGGCCCGGCCCACCGCGCGTGTACTGGCGCTGCTGGAGATCCTCCAAGCCGGTGGCGGCTTCACCCTCGCCGACCTGGCGGGTCGGCTCGGCGTCGACGAGCGCACGGTCCGCCGCTACGCCGCGCACCTCGCCGACCTCGGCATGCCGGTCGAGGCCCGGCGCGGTCGCTACGGCGGGTACCGGCTCGCACCCGGCTACAAGCTGCCGCCGCTCATGCTCACCGATGAGGAGGCGGTCGCTGTCATGCTCGGTCTGGTCGCCGCCAACCGGGCCGGGCTGGCCACCGCCGGCGGCGCGGCCACCGAGAGCGCGACCGCGAAGATCCGCCGGGTACTGCCGGCCGTCCTCGCCCGGCGGATCGACTCGCTGCTGGCCACCGTGGACTTCACCGCGCAGGTCCGTCAGCCCGCCTCGCCCGACATCGAGGTGCTGCTGGTGCTCGCTGAGGCGGCCCGCCATCAGCAAGCGGTGAGCATCGCCTACACCACCTGGCACGGCCGGTCCGGCGAGCGCCGACTCGACCCGTACGGGCTGGTCTTCCATGCTGGCCGGTGGTACGTCACCGGTCACGACCACCACCGCGGGGCCGTGCGAACGTTCCGGCTCGACCGGATCGGGGCGGCCCGCCCCGTGCCGGGCAGGTTCGACATCCCGGCCAGCTTCGACCCCACCACGCAGGTGCTGGCCGGTCTGGCCGCCGTGCCGTACGCGCACGACATCTCCGTGGTGCTGCACACCAGCCTGGCGCAGGCGCAGCGCCGGATCCCGCCGTCGGTCGGCACGCTCACCGAGGTGCCCGACGGGGTGCGCCTCACGGCCCGGGTCGAACGGCTCGACGGCGCGGCGCAGATGCTCGCCGGGCTCGGCTGGCCGTTCACGATCGACCGGCCGGACGAACTCAAGGACGAGATACGCGCCCTGGCCGCCCGACTGCGCACCGACGCCGGCAGATGA
- a CDS encoding class I SAM-dependent methyltransferase, with protein MEDRQLLSSSFGAAAAAYAEHRPDYAQGAVRWALEPAPGPRVLDLGAGTGKLTATLVASGADVVAVEPDPGMLTELRRALPTVRALPGSAEAIPLPDASVDAVLAGNALHWFDMAVAGPEIARVLAPGGILAGLWNVMDDRVDWIAGLERVSGSAAIGPRDTLRRWRAATADLCSPGSGLASRFGSPEQAEFAHGQRRTADSLVATLATRAGMLVMPEPDREATLGRIRAFLGSRPETALGEFTLPLLTGVLRVRR; from the coding sequence GTGGAGGATCGGCAACTTCTCAGCTCATCGTTCGGCGCGGCGGCCGCCGCCTACGCCGAGCACCGCCCGGACTACGCGCAGGGCGCCGTGCGTTGGGCGCTGGAGCCCGCGCCCGGCCCGCGGGTGCTCGACCTCGGCGCCGGGACCGGCAAGCTGACCGCCACGCTGGTCGCGTCCGGTGCCGACGTCGTCGCGGTCGAGCCCGACCCGGGGATGCTGACCGAGCTGCGCCGGGCGCTGCCGACCGTCCGTGCCCTGCCGGGCAGCGCCGAGGCGATCCCGCTGCCGGACGCGTCCGTCGACGCCGTGCTGGCCGGCAACGCCCTGCACTGGTTCGACATGGCCGTCGCCGGGCCGGAGATCGCCAGGGTCCTCGCGCCCGGGGGCATCCTGGCCGGCCTGTGGAACGTCATGGACGACCGGGTCGACTGGATCGCCGGGCTGGAACGGGTCAGCGGGAGCGCGGCCATCGGCCCCCGTGACACGCTGCGCAGGTGGCGCGCCGCGACGGCGGACCTGTGCTCTCCCGGCAGCGGCCTCGCCTCCCGGTTCGGCTCGCCGGAGCAGGCCGAGTTCGCGCACGGGCAGCGCCGCACCGCCGACTCCCTCGTCGCGACCCTCGCGACGCGCGCCGGAATGCTGGTCATGCCGGAACCGGACCGGGAAGCGACGCTCGGCCGGATCCGCGCCTTCCTCGGGAGCCGACCCGAAACCGCCCTCGGCGAGTTCACCCTCCCGCTGCTGACCGGCGTGCTGCGCGTCCGACGGTGA
- a CDS encoding redoxin family protein: MAVSERLHLPALDGATGWLNTGPLGPAELRGRPVVVNFWTLTCINWLRQEPYVRAWSQAYRDDGLVVIGVHTPEFAFEHDIDAVRRAVAARGIDYPVAVDSDYAVWSAFDNHYWPALYFVDADGVIRDRHFGEGRYEQSERVIQRLLGVDREPVPVRGHGVEADADWEHLRTPETYLGYARSEQFASPDQATYDATNVYEVPASLPADHWALGGEWTIGSENIVLERAGGTLAFRFHARDAHLVLSPGTRDPIPFRLLLDGAAPGPAHGDDVDEDGNGLLREGRLYQLVRQRDTVRDRTLEITFLAPGAEAYVFTFG; the protein is encoded by the coding sequence ATGGCTGTCTCCGAGCGGCTGCACCTGCCCGCGCTCGACGGGGCGACCGGGTGGCTCAACACCGGGCCACTCGGTCCCGCCGAGCTGCGCGGGCGCCCCGTCGTCGTGAACTTCTGGACGCTGACCTGCATCAACTGGCTGCGCCAGGAGCCGTACGTCCGGGCGTGGTCGCAGGCCTACCGGGACGACGGGCTGGTCGTCATCGGCGTGCACACGCCGGAGTTCGCGTTCGAGCACGACATCGACGCGGTGCGCCGGGCGGTGGCGGCGCGGGGCATCGACTACCCGGTGGCGGTCGACAGCGACTACGCCGTCTGGAGCGCGTTCGACAACCACTACTGGCCGGCGCTCTACTTCGTCGACGCCGACGGTGTGATCCGCGACCGCCACTTCGGCGAGGGCCGCTACGAGCAGTCGGAACGCGTCATCCAGCGGCTGCTCGGCGTCGACCGCGAACCCGTCCCGGTGCGGGGGCACGGTGTGGAGGCCGACGCCGACTGGGAGCACCTGCGGACGCCCGAAACCTATCTCGGCTACGCCCGCTCCGAGCAGTTCGCGTCGCCGGACCAGGCCACGTACGACGCCACCAACGTCTACGAGGTCCCCGCGAGCCTGCCCGCCGACCACTGGGCGCTCGGCGGCGAGTGGACGATCGGCTCGGAGAACATCGTGCTCGAGCGGGCCGGCGGCACCCTCGCCTTCCGGTTCCACGCACGCGACGCGCATCTCGTGCTGTCGCCCGGCACGCGGGACCCGATCCCCTTCCGCCTGCTCCTCGACGGCGCGGCACCGGGCCCGGCACACGGCGACGACGTGGACGAGGACGGCAACGGCCTCCTCCGGGAGGGCCGGCTGTACCAGCTCGTCCGTCAACGGGACACCGTGCGGGACCGGACCCTGGAGATCACGTTCCTCGCGCCCGGCGCCGAGGCGTACGTCTTCACCTTCGGCTAG
- a CDS encoding SMI1/KNR4 family protein, with translation MNPGGWRHLLLSDDAYVLRPPSSVAAVSQVEALLGVDLPADLRALYLATDGVFDKTGQWFVCWPLDEVVKRNQDAWAQEGAGRRQLLGFGDDGTGSPFCISTSGSGHVFIWDPIDAVAYPLATNLADFWRGWHAGTLKT, from the coding sequence GTGAACCCCGGCGGCTGGCGGCATCTGCTGCTGAGCGACGACGCCTACGTGCTGAGGCCGCCGTCTTCCGTCGCTGCCGTCTCGCAGGTCGAGGCGCTACTGGGCGTCGATCTTCCGGCCGACCTGCGAGCTCTCTATCTCGCGACCGATGGCGTGTTCGACAAGACCGGCCAATGGTTCGTGTGTTGGCCTCTGGATGAGGTGGTCAAGCGCAACCAGGACGCGTGGGCCCAGGAAGGGGCAGGCCGGCGGCAGTTGCTCGGCTTCGGTGACGATGGGACTGGCTCCCCGTTCTGCATTTCCACAAGCGGCAGCGGCCACGTGTTCATCTGGGATCCGATCGACGCCGTGGCTTATCCGCTCGCGACCAACCTCGCCGACTTCTGGCGCGGCTGGCATGCCGGCACGTTGAAGACCTGA
- a CDS encoding SDR family oxidoreductase yields MDGTEQGHRPVALVTGAGRSAGIAASVVLTLAQRGWDIGFTYWTPYDERMPWGADPEAVTRLGDQAGTHGATTAAIEADLSDPQATAAVFEAVERELGPVTALVLAHCESVDSGLLDTSIESFDRHFAVNARASWLLIREYARRFRGAHGTGRVISLTSDATVRNLPYGASKGALDRITLAAAQELAHLGVTANAIDPGPTDTGWMTAEVRDAVLRSTPLGRLGRPQDCANLVAFLCSPDGGWINGQLLHSDGGFA; encoded by the coding sequence ATGGACGGCACGGAACAAGGGCACCGGCCCGTCGCCCTGGTGACCGGCGCGGGCCGCAGCGCCGGCATCGCCGCCTCGGTGGTGCTGACGCTGGCTCAGCGCGGCTGGGACATCGGGTTCACCTACTGGACCCCGTACGACGAGCGGATGCCCTGGGGCGCCGACCCCGAGGCGGTGACGCGACTCGGCGACCAGGCCGGCACGCACGGGGCGACCACCGCCGCGATCGAGGCGGACCTCAGTGATCCGCAGGCCACGGCCGCGGTCTTCGAGGCCGTGGAGCGGGAGCTGGGCCCGGTCACCGCGCTCGTCCTCGCCCACTGCGAGAGTGTCGACTCGGGCCTGCTCGACACCAGCATCGAGAGCTTCGACCGGCACTTCGCGGTCAACGCCCGGGCGAGCTGGCTCCTGATCCGCGAGTACGCCCGACGGTTCCGAGGGGCGCACGGCACCGGACGCGTCATCAGCCTGACCAGTGACGCCACCGTCCGGAACCTGCCCTACGGAGCCAGCAAGGGCGCTCTCGACCGGATCACCCTGGCCGCCGCCCAGGAACTGGCCCACCTCGGCGTGACCGCCAACGCCATCGATCCGGGCCCCACCGACACCGGCTGGATGACGGCTGAGGTCAGGGATGCCGTCCTGCGGTCCACGCCGCTCGGTCGCCTCGGGCGCCCGCAGGACTGCGCGAACCTCGTCGCGTTCCTGTGCTCACCCGACGGGGGCTGGATCAACGGCCAACTCCTGCACAGCGACGGCGGCTTCGCCTGA
- a CDS encoding aminoglycoside phosphotransferase family protein, protein MRPGEIVVATEQVRALIDEQFPEWSDLPIVPQPLNGTDNALFRLGDSLTARLPRAQWAVDQVATDATWLPRLAPHLPVPIPVPVAVGRPGGDYPWPWTVVPWLDGRNPEAGQDLVDLAVDLAGFVRAMIAIDPMGGPVKEGIQRGVPLVQRDELTRRSIAALGDRIDGRAVTAAWDEAMEADEWPGPPVWLHGDLLEGNLLVDRGRLTGVIDFGGLGRGDPAVEVRPGWSLFDARARAAYREALGFDEATWVRGWGWMLSGSLYWLADLWDSISEDDREDTIRYIDHIMRHRHD, encoded by the coding sequence ATGCGCCCTGGAGAGATCGTCGTCGCCACCGAGCAGGTACGCGCCCTGATCGACGAGCAGTTCCCCGAATGGTCGGACCTGCCGATCGTTCCGCAGCCGTTGAACGGCACCGACAACGCGCTGTTCCGGCTGGGTGATTCCCTGACGGCACGGCTGCCGCGGGCGCAGTGGGCGGTCGACCAGGTGGCCACCGACGCGACCTGGCTGCCGCGGCTGGCGCCACATCTTCCGGTGCCGATACCGGTGCCGGTCGCGGTCGGGCGCCCGGGCGGGGACTATCCGTGGCCGTGGACGGTCGTCCCGTGGCTGGACGGGCGTAATCCGGAAGCCGGGCAGGACCTCGTCGACCTCGCGGTCGACCTCGCCGGCTTCGTGCGCGCGATGATCGCGATCGACCCGATGGGCGGGCCGGTCAAGGAGGGGATTCAGCGCGGCGTACCCCTGGTGCAGCGGGACGAGCTGACCCGCCGGTCGATCGCGGCGCTGGGCGACCGGATCGACGGGCGGGCGGTGACCGCGGCGTGGGACGAGGCGATGGAGGCGGACGAGTGGCCCGGACCGCCGGTATGGCTGCACGGTGATCTCCTGGAAGGCAACCTGCTGGTCGACCGGGGCAGGCTCACCGGGGTGATCGACTTCGGTGGTCTCGGCCGCGGCGATCCGGCGGTCGAGGTGCGGCCGGGTTGGAGCCTGTTCGATGCCCGCGCGCGGGCCGCCTACCGGGAGGCGCTCGGGTTCGACGAGGCGACCTGGGTGCGCGGGTGGGGCTGGATGCTGTCGGGCTCGCTCTACTGGCTGGCGGACCTGTGGGATTCGATCAGCGAGGACGACCGCGAGGACACGATCCGCTACATCGACCACATCATGCGTCACCGCCACGACTGA
- a CDS encoding ice-binding family protein: MAVTLLVFNSTGASAQEAPVGLGTAANFSVLAGAQPTNTGPSFLAQNLGRHPGTTASGFETATIGGEVHLGDAVALKAQSDLTTAFNDAAGRTPFTNLPPELGGNTLNPGVYRIGAAQLTGTLTLNAHGDPQAVFILQVDSALTTASNSTVVLINGASPCNVFWKIGSSATIGTGTTFVGTIMAQASITMATRATLQGRALARTAAVTLDTNTITAPLCAGPTSGPSGPSGPPGPSGPPGSPGPSGPAGPPGSPGAPGSPGAPGSPGAPGAPGAPGSPGSPGAPGAPGGPGGPGAPGGPGAPGGPGGPGHRGNDSGMLPVTGSGLVPALTGTGGAMVALGGVMFLLARRRRAHQS; this comes from the coding sequence GTGGCCGTCACGTTGCTGGTCTTCAACTCGACCGGGGCCAGCGCGCAGGAGGCGCCAGTGGGCCTCGGCACGGCTGCCAACTTCTCCGTACTGGCCGGGGCCCAGCCCACCAACACCGGGCCGAGCTTCCTGGCTCAGAACCTCGGAAGGCACCCAGGGACCACCGCGTCGGGCTTCGAAACGGCAACCATCGGGGGTGAGGTCCATCTCGGCGACGCGGTCGCCCTGAAGGCCCAGAGCGACCTGACCACAGCCTTCAACGACGCCGCCGGCCGGACCCCGTTCACCAACCTGCCCCCGGAACTCGGCGGCAACACCCTCAACCCCGGCGTCTACCGGATCGGGGCAGCGCAACTGACCGGGACGCTGACGCTCAACGCCCACGGCGACCCCCAGGCCGTGTTCATCCTCCAGGTTGACTCGGCGCTGACGACAGCGTCGAACAGCACTGTCGTCCTGATCAACGGCGCTTCGCCCTGCAACGTGTTCTGGAAGATCGGCAGCTCGGCGACGATCGGCACAGGCACCACCTTCGTGGGCACCATCATGGCGCAGGCGTCGATCACGATGGCCACGCGCGCGACGCTCCAGGGCCGCGCGCTGGCTCGAACCGCCGCCGTCACCTTGGACACCAACACCATCACCGCCCCGCTGTGCGCCGGCCCGACCAGCGGCCCCTCGGGCCCGTCCGGCCCGCCCGGCCCGTCGGGCCCACCCGGCAGTCCGGGCCCGTCCGGCCCAGCTGGCCCGCCCGGCAGCCCCGGCGCCCCCGGCAGTCCTGGCGCCCCCGGCAGCCCCGGCGCGCCCGGCGCTCCTGGCGCCCCCGGCAGCCCCGGTAGCCCCGGTGCGCCCGGCGCTCCCGGTGGACCCGGTGGGCCCGGCGCTCCCGGTGGGCCCGGCGCTCCCGGTGGGCCTGGTGGGCCCGGCCATCGGGGCAACGACTCCGGGATGCTGCCGGTAACCGGTAGCGGCCTGGTCCCGGCCCTGACGGGCACAGGAGGCGCCATGGTGGCACTGGGCGGGGTCATGTTCCTCCTCGCCCGGCGTCGTCGAGCACACCAGTCCTGA